Within Candidatus Bathyarchaeota archaeon, the genomic segment TGGATAGCGCATTTCTTGTCTGCAGAGGCCTTCTTGGGTGAAAGGGGAATAATGTTGAGTGAGTTAGTTACAAGGTTTTTTCGCACGATTGCATCCACGGAGAAGACGCTGCGAATGTTTTCGCTAGTTAAGACTTTTTCTACTTCGCCTGCTGCAAAGATTGTGCCGTTTTTAAGCATCAAAACAGTGTTGCAGTAGCGGGCAGCCATGTTTAGGTCATGAATTACCGCCAAGACTGCTAAGCCGTTTTGGACACAGAGACTTTTGACGAGGTCCATGACTTCGAGTTGGTTAATTATGTCAAGGTGACTCATGGGTTCGTCTAAGAGCAGAATTTTGGGCTCCTGCGCCAACGCACGAGCTATGATAACTCGTTGGCGTTCGCCGCCGCTGAGTTCATGAATGGATCTACCTGCCAAGTGCCAAGTGTTGGTTAACTCCATGGCTTTGCGGGCTATTTCAACATCTTTTGGTGACTCCATCTGAAAAGCACCCAAATGCGGGTTGCGACCCATCAAAACCACATCCATAACAGAAAAGTTGAATCCAACGGTACTGTCCTGTGGAACCACAGCCATCTTTTTGGCGACGTCGATGGGTTTTAGGGCGTAGATGTCGTCTTTATCGATTAGTATTGAGCCGCCGTGTGGTTTGAGCACTCGGCTGATGCTTTTGAGCAGGGTAGTTTTTCCCGAGCCGTTTGGTCCCAGAATGCCGACGAAATCGCCCGGTTTGACTTCTAGACTTATGTCTGAGAGTATCTTTGTGGAGCCGTAACGGCATTCTACTCCATTCACGTTTAAGGTAACCATAGCAGTTTCACTTACATGCGGTAGCTTAGTTTCTTTCTGCGCAGCAAGAAGATAAAAAATGGTCCTCCTGCCATGGCAGTTATCACGCCGACGGGTAACTCTGCGGCGCCAGTTGCTACTCTTGCCAGAGAATCACAAAGGACAAGGAAGATTGCACCGACAATCACTGAAGCAGGCAGAAGAATGCGGTGATCGGGTCCAATTATGAGACGCGTTATGTGTGGAATCATCAGCCCAACAAAACCAATCAGGCCACTTATAGATACTGCTGCAGCGGTCATCATCGAACCTAATGCAAGCAGAATTTTTTTTGTCCTCTCGGTGTTGACACCT encodes:
- a CDS encoding ABC transporter ATP-binding protein, which translates into the protein MVTLNVNGVECRYGSTKILSDISLEVKPGDFVGILGPNGSGKTTLLKSISRVLKPHGGSILIDKDDIYALKPIDVAKKMAVVPQDSTVGFNFSVMDVVLMGRNPHLGAFQMESPKDVEIARKAMELTNTWHLAGRSIHELSGGERQRVIIARALAQEPKILLLDEPMSHLDIINQLEVMDLVKSLCVQNGLAVLAVIHDLNMAARYCNTVLMLKNGTIFAAGEVEKVLTSENIRSVFSVDAIVRKNLVTNSLNIIPLSPKKASADKKCAIHLICGAGTGTMLMKTLVDEGYSVTAGVLNQLDSDFEACEMLKIPVVAEAPFSAINDETYFANLEMICNASMVVLTSVPFGLGNLRNLDAAKEALQRGIPVYVIDEVPIESRDFTGGRATALMRDLKVGGAVFVKHPSDLPSLLNVSKDKLAGLLEHTALTGHVKDS